A region of Streptomyces sp. NBC_01267 DNA encodes the following proteins:
- a CDS encoding acetyl-CoA C-acetyltransferase: protein MAEAYIVEAARTPVGRRKGGLSAVHPADLGAHVLGALVERTGIDPSAVEDVVFGCLDTVGPQAGDIARTCWLAAGLPEEVPGVTVDRQCGSSQQAVHFAAQGVLSGTQDLVVAGGTQNMSMIPIAFASRQAAEPLGLTEGPYAGSVGWRARYGDQPVNQFHGAEMIAEQWNISRRDMEEFALRSHQRAARAIDEGRFARETVAYGDVTVDEGPRRDTSLEKMAGLKPVVDGGRLTAAVSSQVSDGASAMLIASEQAVRDHGLTPRARIHHLSVRAEDPIRMLSAPIAATAHALKKTGLTIADIDLVEINEAFASVALAWLKETGADPEKVNVNGGAIALGHPLGATGTKLMTTLLHELERTGGRYGLQTMCEGGGQANVTIIERL, encoded by the coding sequence ATGGCTGAGGCCTACATCGTCGAAGCGGCACGTACCCCGGTCGGCCGGCGCAAGGGCGGGCTCAGCGCCGTTCACCCGGCCGACCTCGGCGCGCATGTGCTCGGTGCGCTCGTGGAGCGCACCGGCATCGACCCGTCCGCCGTGGAGGACGTCGTGTTCGGCTGCCTCGACACGGTGGGCCCGCAGGCGGGTGACATCGCGCGGACCTGCTGGCTGGCCGCCGGCCTGCCCGAAGAGGTGCCGGGTGTGACCGTCGACCGGCAGTGCGGCTCCTCCCAGCAGGCCGTCCACTTCGCCGCCCAGGGCGTGCTCTCCGGCACCCAGGACCTGGTCGTCGCGGGCGGCACGCAGAACATGTCGATGATCCCGATCGCCTTCGCCAGCCGGCAGGCGGCCGAGCCGCTCGGGCTCACCGAAGGCCCGTACGCCGGGTCCGTCGGGTGGCGGGCGCGCTACGGCGACCAGCCGGTCAACCAGTTCCACGGCGCCGAGATGATCGCCGAGCAGTGGAACATCTCCCGCCGGGACATGGAGGAGTTCGCGCTCCGCTCGCACCAGCGCGCCGCGCGCGCCATCGACGAGGGCCGCTTCGCCCGGGAGACCGTCGCGTACGGGGACGTCACCGTGGACGAGGGCCCGCGCCGGGACACCTCACTGGAGAAGATGGCCGGGCTCAAGCCCGTCGTGGACGGCGGCAGGCTGACCGCGGCTGTCTCCTCGCAGGTCTCGGACGGCGCCTCGGCCATGCTGATCGCCTCCGAACAGGCCGTCCGCGACCACGGGCTGACGCCGCGGGCGCGCATCCACCATCTCTCCGTACGCGCCGAGGACCCGATCCGGATGCTCTCCGCGCCCATAGCGGCCACCGCCCACGCGCTGAAGAAGACCGGTCTGACGATCGCCGACATCGATCTGGTCGAGATCAACGAGGCCTTCGCCTCCGTGGCGCTGGCCTGGCTGAAGGAGACCGGCGCCGACCCGGAGAAGGTCAATGTCAACGGCGGCGCCATCGCGCTCGGCCACCCGCTGGGCGCGACCGGCACCAAACTGATGACGACCCTGCTGCACGAACTGGAGCGCACCGGCGGCCGGTACGGGCTGCAGACGATGTGCGAGGGCGGCGGTCAGGCCAACGTCACCATCATCGAACGCCTCTGA
- a CDS encoding SDR family oxidoreductase, with protein MNQPPKYLPGHQLLAGRTAVITAAAGAGIGGATARRFLEEEARVVLGDSHARRLAETVQALAEEFGADRVAGVPCDVTDEEQVAALLDLAEERHGRLDLVVNNAGLGGTADLVEMTDAQWDKVIDVTLNGTFRCTRAALRRMKRSGAGGVIVNNASVVGWRAQRGQAHYAAAKAGVMALTRCAAVEAAEYGVRVNAVSPSLAMHPHLVKVTTPELLERLTEAEAFGRYAEPWEIANVIVFLASGYSSYMTGETVSVSSQHA; from the coding sequence GTGAACCAGCCCCCGAAGTACCTCCCCGGGCACCAGCTGCTCGCCGGCCGTACCGCCGTGATCACCGCCGCCGCGGGCGCCGGGATCGGCGGCGCGACCGCGCGCAGATTCCTGGAGGAGGAGGCCCGCGTCGTCCTCGGCGACAGCCACGCACGCCGGCTGGCGGAGACGGTGCAGGCGCTGGCCGAGGAGTTCGGTGCGGACCGGGTCGCCGGGGTGCCCTGCGACGTCACCGACGAGGAACAGGTCGCCGCCCTCCTCGACCTCGCGGAGGAACGACACGGGCGGCTCGACCTCGTCGTCAACAACGCGGGTCTCGGCGGCACCGCGGACCTGGTCGAGATGACCGACGCCCAGTGGGACAAGGTCATCGACGTCACCCTGAACGGCACCTTCCGCTGCACCCGCGCCGCGCTGCGCCGGATGAAGCGGTCCGGCGCAGGCGGCGTCATCGTCAACAACGCCTCGGTGGTGGGCTGGCGCGCCCAGCGCGGGCAGGCCCACTACGCGGCGGCCAAGGCCGGCGTGATGGCGCTGACGCGGTGCGCCGCCGTCGAGGCCGCGGAGTACGGCGTACGCGTCAACGCCGTCTCGCCGAGCCTCGCCATGCATCCGCACCTGGTGAAGGTCACCACGCCCGAACTGCTGGAGCGGCTGACCGAGGCCGAGGCCTTCGGCCGGTACGCCGAGCCGTGGGAGATCGCCAACGTCATCGTCTTCCTGGCCAGCGGCTACTCGTCGTACATGACCGGCGAGACCGTGTCGGTCAGCAGCCAGCACGCCTGA
- a CDS encoding acyl-CoA dehydrogenase family protein has protein sequence MDLDFTTEDDAFRAEARDWLAAHVPARPLPSLETSEGFAAHRAWERTLSTGRWSAVSWPVEQGGRGASILHWLIFEEEYYAAGAPGRVSQNGINLLAPTLFEHGSPEQRARILPAMASGEVIWAQAWSEPESGSDLASLRSTAVRVAGGWLLNGQKAWSSRAAFADRAFGLFRSDPGADRPHRGLTYLMFPLDAKGVTVRPVGRLDGKPAFAELFLDDVFVPDEDVIGEPGRGWQVAMSTAGNERGLTLRSPGRFTAAAEKLTALWRDEADPADTALRDRVADAVIRSRAYRLFTYANASRIAAGASIGAESSLNKVFWSELDISLHETALDLLGPRGELSDEAGEAPADGSWADGYTFSLAGPIYAGTNEIQRDIIAERLLGLPKGRRS, from the coding sequence ATGGACCTCGACTTCACCACCGAGGACGACGCCTTCCGGGCCGAGGCCCGCGACTGGCTCGCCGCGCACGTCCCGGCCCGCCCGCTGCCCTCCCTGGAGACGTCCGAGGGCTTCGCCGCCCACCGCGCCTGGGAACGCACCCTGTCGACGGGCCGCTGGTCGGCGGTCTCCTGGCCCGTGGAGCAGGGCGGCCGGGGCGCGTCGATCCTGCACTGGCTGATCTTCGAGGAGGAGTACTACGCGGCGGGGGCACCGGGCCGCGTCAGCCAGAACGGCATCAACCTCCTCGCCCCCACCCTCTTCGAGCACGGCAGCCCCGAGCAGCGGGCCAGGATCCTGCCCGCGATGGCGAGCGGTGAGGTGATCTGGGCGCAGGCCTGGTCCGAGCCGGAGTCCGGGTCGGACCTGGCGTCGTTGCGTTCCACCGCCGTGCGGGTGGCAGGCGGCTGGCTGCTCAACGGCCAGAAGGCCTGGTCGTCGCGGGCCGCCTTCGCCGACCGCGCCTTCGGGCTCTTCCGCAGCGATCCCGGGGCGGACCGGCCGCACCGGGGCCTCACCTATCTGATGTTCCCGCTCGACGCGAAGGGCGTGACCGTACGACCCGTCGGCCGCCTCGACGGGAAGCCCGCCTTCGCCGAACTCTTCCTCGACGACGTCTTCGTCCCCGACGAGGACGTCATCGGCGAGCCCGGCCGCGGCTGGCAGGTGGCGATGAGCACCGCGGGGAACGAACGCGGTCTGACCCTGCGCAGCCCCGGCCGGTTCACCGCCGCGGCCGAGAAGCTCACCGCCCTCTGGCGGGACGAGGCCGACCCCGCGGACACCGCGCTGCGCGACCGGGTGGCCGACGCCGTGATCCGCTCCCGCGCCTATCGGCTCTTCACCTACGCCAACGCCTCGCGCATCGCCGCGGGCGCCTCCATCGGCGCCGAGTCCAGCCTGAACAAGGTCTTCTGGTCGGAGCTGGACATCAGCCTGCACGAGACGGCGCTCGATCTGCTGGGCCCGCGCGGCGAGCTGTCCGACGAGGCCGGGGAGGCCCCCGCCGACGGCAGTTGGGCCGACGGATACACCTTCTCGCTGGCCGGCCCCATCTATGCGGGCACCAATGAGATCCAGCGCGACATCATCGCCGAGCGGCTGCTGGGCCTGCCGAAAGGACGCCGGTCATGA
- a CDS encoding enoyl-CoA hydratase, translating to MTADHQPSVVRYERQGPVALVTMNRPDYRNAQNSAMTYALDRAFYRAADDSEVKAVVLAGAGEHFSAGHDIGTPERDAHLPFDRTAGLWWDHSDKTGAESRFARESEVYLGMCRRWRELPKPMIASVQGACVAGGLMLAWICDLIVASEDAFFADPVVRMGIPGVEYFAHPWVMPPRIAKEFLFTGERMSARRAYELGMVNRVVPGTELTARTHELASRVAEMPRMGLALAKRAVNQAEDLQGLHTGLDSVFGLHHLAHAHNAETAADSLGGMDIGAMKKAGR from the coding sequence ATGACCGCCGATCACCAGCCGTCCGTGGTGCGTTACGAGCGGCAGGGCCCGGTCGCCCTCGTCACCATGAACCGCCCGGACTACCGCAACGCCCAGAACTCCGCGATGACCTACGCCCTCGACCGCGCCTTCTACCGCGCGGCCGACGACAGCGAGGTCAAGGCCGTCGTGCTGGCCGGCGCGGGCGAGCACTTCTCCGCGGGCCACGACATCGGCACGCCGGAGCGCGACGCCCACCTGCCCTTCGACCGCACGGCGGGTCTCTGGTGGGACCACTCGGACAAGACCGGGGCCGAGAGCCGTTTCGCCCGGGAGTCCGAGGTCTACCTGGGCATGTGCCGACGGTGGCGCGAGCTGCCGAAGCCGATGATCGCCTCCGTACAGGGGGCCTGCGTGGCCGGCGGTCTGATGCTCGCCTGGATCTGCGACCTGATCGTCGCCTCCGAGGACGCCTTCTTCGCGGACCCGGTCGTGCGGATGGGCATCCCGGGTGTCGAGTACTTCGCCCACCCGTGGGTGATGCCGCCACGCATCGCGAAGGAGTTCCTCTTCACCGGGGAGCGGATGAGCGCCCGCCGTGCCTACGAGCTCGGCATGGTCAACCGCGTCGTGCCCGGCACCGAACTCACCGCCCGCACCCATGAACTGGCCTCCCGGGTCGCAGAGATGCCGCGGATGGGCCTGGCCCTGGCCAAGCGCGCGGTCAACCAGGCCGAGGACCTCCAGGGCCTGCACACCGGCCTGGACTCGGTCTTCGGTCTCCACCACCTGGCCCACGCGCACAACGCCGAGACCGCGGCCGACTCCCTCGGCGGTATGGACATCGGCGCGATGAAGAAGGCGGGACGCTGA
- a CDS encoding TetR/AcrR family transcriptional regulator, with the protein MSPSPARRRELLSTAAEVFAAQGYNATTVRKIADEAGILAGSLYYHFDSKESMLDEILSTFLDELWARYDAVLAAGQSPRQTIEDLVTESFREIDRHRAAVAIYQKESKYLSIQPRFGYLADSQEKFEKAWLGTLERGVADGAFRSDLDIRLTYRFVRDTVWVAASWYRPGGQHSPEEIARQYLAMVLDGIASGPPQDT; encoded by the coding sequence ATGAGCCCGTCGCCCGCGCGGCGCCGGGAGCTGCTGTCCACCGCCGCCGAGGTGTTCGCCGCGCAGGGCTACAACGCCACCACGGTGCGGAAGATCGCGGACGAGGCCGGGATCCTGGCCGGCAGCCTCTACTACCACTTCGACTCCAAGGAGTCGATGCTCGACGAGATCCTGAGCACCTTCCTGGACGAGCTGTGGGCCCGTTACGACGCAGTCCTCGCCGCCGGGCAGAGCCCCAGGCAGACCATCGAAGACCTGGTCACCGAGTCCTTCCGGGAGATCGACAGGCACCGCGCCGCCGTCGCCATCTACCAGAAGGAGTCCAAGTACCTTTCGATCCAGCCCCGTTTCGGCTATCTCGCCGACTCGCAGGAGAAGTTCGAGAAGGCATGGCTCGGCACGCTCGAACGCGGCGTGGCCGACGGGGCCTTCCGCTCAGATCTCGACATCCGCCTCACCTACCGCTTCGTCCGCGACACCGTCTGGGTCGCCGCGAGCTGGTACCGGCCGGGCGGACAGCACAGCCCCGAGGAGATCGCCCGCCAGTACCTGGCGATGGTGCTGGACGGCATCGCCTCCGGGCCCCCGCAGGACACATAG
- a CDS encoding acyl-CoA dehydrogenase family protein — translation MKFLLDDEQAEFGRTLDRMLTAADTPAAVRAWGDGDTGRGRALWARIAEAGVFALAVPEAQDGMGLLPVELAVSFVELGRHAVPGPLVESVAAGVLLGGLAERGDTAAADAWLPRIASGQAMVSLALAEGGPYALDADAADVTFVVTGADAPGTAELRTTAGHGPVQPSLDPARRLARPLPGTGATLAISPAVEAAATAAADWAAFATAAQTLGVGLALVERTVAYAKQRTQFSTTIGAFQAVKHRLADALIGLEFARPLVHGAAVALSGKSADAGAEIAAAKVAAGEAAYAAARTALQLHGAIGYTAEYDLSLWIRKARALRSAWGTPSACRARVLAGPVAPSPGVSPATGPAQVP, via the coding sequence ATGAAGTTCCTGCTGGACGACGAGCAGGCCGAGTTCGGGCGGACCCTGGACCGCATGCTGACGGCCGCCGACACCCCCGCGGCCGTACGCGCCTGGGGCGACGGCGACACCGGCCGGGGGCGCGCCCTGTGGGCCCGGATCGCCGAGGCGGGAGTGTTCGCCCTGGCCGTACCCGAAGCGCAGGACGGCATGGGGCTGCTGCCCGTCGAACTCGCCGTGTCCTTCGTCGAACTGGGGCGGCACGCGGTGCCGGGGCCGCTCGTGGAGAGCGTCGCGGCCGGTGTGCTCCTCGGCGGTCTGGCCGAGCGCGGAGACACCGCCGCGGCAGACGCGTGGTTGCCCCGGATCGCCTCCGGGCAGGCCATGGTGTCCCTGGCGCTGGCGGAGGGCGGGCCGTACGCCCTGGACGCGGACGCGGCCGACGTCACCTTCGTGGTGACCGGCGCCGACGCGCCCGGAACCGCCGAACTGCGAACGACCGCCGGACACGGGCCTGTTCAGCCTTCGCTCGACCCGGCGCGGCGCCTCGCCCGCCCGCTGCCCGGCACCGGTGCGACGCTCGCCATCAGCCCGGCCGTCGAGGCGGCGGCCACGGCCGCCGCCGACTGGGCCGCGTTCGCCACCGCCGCCCAGACGCTGGGGGTCGGCCTCGCCCTGGTCGAGAGGACCGTCGCCTACGCCAAGCAGCGCACCCAGTTCTCCACCACCATCGGCGCCTTCCAGGCCGTCAAGCACCGGCTCGCGGACGCCCTCATCGGCCTGGAGTTCGCCCGTCCGCTGGTGCACGGCGCTGCGGTGGCCCTGTCCGGGAAGTCGGCCGACGCCGGGGCGGAGATCGCCGCCGCGAAGGTGGCGGCGGGCGAAGCGGCGTACGCGGCGGCCCGTACCGCCCTGCAACTGCACGGCGCCATCGGCTACACCGCCGAGTACGACCTGTCGCTGTGGATCCGCAAGGCCCGCGCGCTGCGCTCGGCCTGGGGCACACCGTCCGCCTGCCGGGCCCGGGTGCTCGCCGGTCCGGTCGCCCCCTCTCCGGGAGTCTCCCCCGCGACCGGCCCCGCGCAGGTGCCGTAA